A stretch of the uncultured Desulfobacter sp. genome encodes the following:
- a CDS encoding polymer-forming cytoskeletal protein has protein sequence MRKNTKNLSIIDKELKIDGSIESCGKLIIKGKVTGTIDGDVVIIAQDGEVNSTLTKVSSLTIGGNFKGELIASKELIILATGSCAGKVVCQDLIVENGGVLNADISCKTSSKMEPAKRDRSFFSKGEGATQKEEKQIQL, from the coding sequence GTGAGAAAAAACACGAAGAATCTAAGCATCATTGATAAAGAACTCAAGATTGACGGCTCCATAGAAAGTTGTGGGAAATTGATCATCAAAGGAAAAGTAACGGGTACTATTGACGGGGATGTTGTCATTATTGCCCAGGACGGAGAGGTTAACTCAACTTTGACAAAGGTGTCCAGCCTGACCATTGGCGGCAATTTTAAAGGAGAATTGATCGCTTCAAAGGAGTTGATCATTTTGGCAACCGGTTCCTGTGCTGGAAAAGTTGTGTGCCAAGACCTGATTGTGGAAAACGGTGGTGTGCTAAATGCGGATATCTCCTGCAAGACATCCAGCAAAATGGAGCCCGCTAAGAGAGATAGATCGTTTTTTTCAAAAGGGGAGGGGGCAACGCAGAAAGAGGAAAAACAAATACAATTATAA
- a CDS encoding PilZ domain-containing protein: MEFDVKKIFFPSVGVNLVFNMNTDYPISTSSIIYDADFDKQTITIARPNLPIPPNTEFEQLHLTTLAHINQRRLRIGMHCRPIRVIDNYAMADGSAAKAIEIQYRLPAIETNIRSAFRLQMNTKYAVKAQIAYNGQKYRTPGDFKIKDISFSGLGLVILEKKGKYPSPLSDLKTGTKMIMGLALVDRDQPGAIGTFPVQIQVARINMNYSKTDTLIGLKIINIARENDEVLNQFIHTAQIEELKRISKQS, translated from the coding sequence ATGGAATTTGACGTCAAAAAAATATTTTTCCCTTCGGTGGGCGTAAATCTTGTATTCAACATGAACACCGATTACCCCATTTCAACATCTTCCATTATTTATGATGCTGATTTTGATAAACAGACCATCACTATTGCCCGACCAAACCTTCCTATTCCCCCAAACACTGAGTTTGAGCAGCTTCATCTGACAACGCTTGCCCACATCAATCAACGGCGTCTGCGAATTGGGATGCATTGCAGACCAATCCGAGTTATAGACAACTACGCCATGGCAGACGGCAGCGCGGCAAAAGCGATTGAAATTCAATATCGATTACCGGCCATTGAAACCAATATACGCTCCGCATTCAGACTCCAAATGAATACCAAATACGCCGTAAAGGCCCAAATAGCCTATAACGGACAAAAATACCGGACGCCTGGTGATTTCAAAATCAAAGATATCTCTTTTTCAGGCTTGGGCCTTGTCATACTTGAAAAGAAAGGAAAGTACCCCTCCCCTTTATCTGACCTAAAAACAGGTACAAAAATGATCATGGGGCTTGCATTAGTGGACCGTGATCAGCCTGGCGCCATAGGCACCTTTCCGGTTCAAATTCAGGTTGCTCGAATCAACATGAACTACTCTAAAACCGATACATTGATTGGTTTAAAAATTATCAATATTGCCAGGGAAAATGATGAAGTGTTAAACCAGTTCATCCACACGGCTCAGATAGAGGAACTAAAACGAATTAGCAAACAAAGCTGA
- a CDS encoding DsrE family protein, whose amino-acid sequence MTNNVVIALSCGTNDTNRATRAIHLATIAHKEGKNTSLFLLDEGVYLAKEGIITHVRAATGDVADDLLAYLQAHNVPILVCTPCANARQIKDDDLIEGARMASAAEFINMSCDATVISL is encoded by the coding sequence ATGACTAATAATGTTGTAATCGCGTTATCTTGCGGTACCAATGATACTAACCGAGCTACCCGGGCTATTCACCTTGCAACCATAGCTCACAAAGAAGGGAAAAATACCAGTCTTTTTCTGTTGGATGAAGGCGTGTATTTGGCCAAAGAAGGTATCATTACCCATGTCCGGGCTGCCACCGGTGATGTCGCTGATGATCTTCTGGCATATCTTCAGGCTCATAATGTGCCTATTTTGGTCTGCACGCCATGTGCTAACGCCCGTCAGATTAAAGACGACGATCTTATTGAAGGGGCACGAATGGCTTCGGCTGCCGAATTTATTAATATGTCCTGCGATGCTACAGTGATCAGTTTGTAA
- a CDS encoding L,D-transpeptidase family protein, translated as MINKTKLAIPISVIVVSIGLVWFGPKKSLASSVPGALIRIPQNENAIIVEKKSQMLYVYSAKKGLGGPTFQAPCSTGENPGPKTRSGDKRTPEGVYFLKDEFDDRYLTPVYGEKAFTSDYPNFLDLRLGKQGSAIWIHGTDKVLKPMDSNGCVALENKNIIALSDYIHLDATPLIIVDQINYASTDTLIRTQKKINEFLKQWAKALAGQSYHTYLSFYDSTYLPDISWWEAWQGMRDKVGAQHPEGFDIVLENTGIYAQGGIVVVLCDMSLSRDDINKIYLGKRQFFIRQGTAAPLIVGDFFQAKDKAFNSGETPLLAASRILFQDESTDKLVVETVQQWMAAWSSKNMDRYARFYTNDFICDGMGKTAWVKRKKQLAQKYDYILVTGKNFKAFPTKDGYTVSFVQYYKSSGYSTHGKKQLKLVRQDGEWKIFRENWKGK; from the coding sequence ATGATCAACAAAACGAAATTAGCAATCCCAATAAGCGTAATAGTTGTGTCTATCGGGCTGGTCTGGTTCGGTCCGAAAAAATCCCTTGCGTCATCGGTGCCGGGCGCTTTGATTCGGATACCTCAAAATGAAAATGCCATTATCGTAGAGAAAAAAAGCCAGATGCTTTATGTCTACTCTGCAAAAAAGGGTCTCGGCGGTCCAACGTTTCAGGCACCCTGTTCAACTGGCGAAAATCCGGGGCCTAAGACCCGGTCAGGTGATAAAAGAACCCCGGAGGGCGTCTATTTTTTAAAAGACGAATTTGACGACCGCTATCTGACACCGGTATATGGGGAAAAAGCGTTTACGTCAGACTATCCCAATTTTTTGGATTTGCGACTTGGCAAGCAGGGGTCGGCCATATGGATTCATGGAACAGATAAGGTTTTAAAGCCCATGGATTCAAACGGGTGCGTTGCCCTAGAAAATAAAAATATCATTGCGCTGTCCGATTACATCCATTTGGATGCTACGCCTTTGATTATTGTTGATCAGATAAATTATGCCTCTACTGATACGCTGATACGGACACAAAAAAAGATTAACGAATTTCTCAAACAATGGGCCAAGGCATTGGCTGGTCAAAGCTATCATACCTATTTGTCGTTTTATGACTCGACCTATCTTCCGGATATCTCATGGTGGGAAGCTTGGCAGGGTATGCGCGATAAGGTCGGGGCACAACACCCTGAAGGGTTTGATATTGTGTTGGAAAATACAGGGATTTATGCACAGGGGGGGATTGTTGTTGTTCTTTGCGACATGAGCCTTTCCCGGGATGACATCAATAAAATTTATTTGGGTAAACGGCAATTTTTTATTCGCCAGGGAACGGCCGCTCCTCTCATAGTAGGAGATTTTTTCCAGGCCAAAGACAAAGCGTTTAATTCCGGTGAAACGCCTTTACTGGCTGCGTCAAGGATCCTTTTCCAAGATGAATCAACGGATAAACTGGTGGTTGAGACCGTTCAACAGTGGATGGCTGCCTGGTCTTCAAAAAATATGGATAGATATGCTCGATTTTATACCAATGATTTTATTTGTGACGGCATGGGAAAAACTGCATGGGTGAAACGTAAAAAACAACTTGCCCAAAAATATGATTATATTTTGGTTACCGGCAAGAATTTTAAGGCCTTTCCCACTAAAGACGGGTATACGGTTAGTTTTGTCCAGTATTATAAATCTAGTGGATATTCAACCCACGGAAAAAAACAGCTTAAACTTGTCAGACAGGATGGAGAATGGAAGATATTTCGAGAGAACTGGAAAGGGAAATAG
- a CDS encoding chemotaxis protein CheX produces the protein MDVALVNPFIEGTLHILDTTALVKVKPQPPFLKGDNIHHGDISGLLTVEGDLDATVAISFTEKSILGIVSAMFGEEMTEINEEITDAVGEICNMVAGHVTTKIGELGKKVKVKFVRVVNGRTEEILHTDAGSHVVGIPFRTTKGKVLLEICYSDQSS, from the coding sequence ATGGATGTAGCGCTTGTCAATCCCTTCATTGAAGGAACTTTACACATTCTTGATACTACAGCACTAGTAAAAGTAAAACCACAACCGCCTTTTTTAAAGGGAGATAATATTCATCATGGCGATATTTCAGGGCTTTTGACGGTCGAAGGCGATTTGGATGCAACCGTTGCGATTTCTTTTACTGAAAAAAGTATATTAGGCATTGTGTCTGCCATGTTTGGCGAAGAGATGACTGAAATTAATGAAGAAATCACTGATGCTGTCGGAGAAATCTGCAATATGGTTGCCGGACATGTGACAACTAAAATTGGAGAATTAGGAAAAAAAGTAAAAGTTAAATTCGTAAGAGTTGTGAATGGTCGCACCGAGGAAATTTTGCATACCGATGCCGGCAGTCATGTTGTTGGTATTCCATTTCGCACGACTAAAGGCAAGGTGTTGCTTGAAATCTGTTACTCGGATCAAAGTTCATGA
- a CDS encoding peroxiredoxin has translation MEHQTPNMPLLGDEFPELNVDTTHGPMSLPKDMKGKWFVLFSHPADFTPVCTTEFAGFQNRVAEFEKMGVQLIGMSVDQVFSHIKWIEWIKEKLDIEITFPVVAANDSVANKLGMLHPGKGSNTVRAVFVVDPESKVRLILYYPQEIGRNMDEIVRATKALITSDQNGVAMPANWPENELLKDRVIIPPPKSQKDAAQRLSQYEGYDWWFCHKAL, from the coding sequence ATGGAACATCAAACCCCCAATATGCCCCTTCTTGGCGATGAATTTCCGGAATTAAATGTCGATACAACCCATGGCCCCATGAGCCTTCCCAAAGACATGAAAGGCAAATGGTTTGTTCTTTTCAGTCATCCGGCTGACTTCACCCCGGTGTGCACCACAGAATTTGCAGGTTTCCAAAACCGCGTTGCCGAATTTGAAAAGATGGGGGTTCAACTGATCGGCATGTCAGTGGACCAGGTATTCAGCCACATTAAATGGATTGAATGGATCAAAGAAAAACTTGATATAGAAATTACTTTCCCGGTTGTTGCCGCCAACGACTCAGTAGCTAATAAACTGGGCATGCTGCATCCAGGCAAAGGCTCAAATACGGTTCGGGCGGTATTTGTAGTTGACCCTGAAAGCAAGGTACGCCTGATTCTGTACTATCCCCAGGAAATTGGACGAAATATGGATGAAATTGTCCGGGCCACAAAGGCATTAATCACATCAGACCAGAATGGCGTTGCCATGCCTGCCAACTGGCCGGAAAATGAACTGCTAAAAGACCGGGTAATTATCCCGCCACCAAAGTCTCAAAAGGATGCGGCGCAACGGCTGAGCCAATATGAGGGTTATGACTGGTGGTTCTGCCACAAAGCGCTGTAA
- the rplM gene encoding 50S ribosomal protein L13 has translation MEKYTYSAKRSDNKENWCVIDAKDQVLGRLASQIAYRIRGKHNPLFTPHVDTGDWVIVVNADKVRLTGNKMGQKTYYRHSGYIGGIKSQTAKEMLEKKPEDILRKAVRGMLPKNRLGRKLGKKLFVYAGDQHPHAAQKPQVVEF, from the coding sequence TTGGAAAAATATACATACAGTGCGAAAAGATCTGACAACAAAGAGAACTGGTGCGTCATTGATGCAAAAGACCAGGTGCTTGGGCGGCTTGCTTCCCAGATAGCGTATAGAATCCGGGGTAAACATAACCCTCTTTTCACCCCTCATGTAGATACAGGTGACTGGGTGATTGTTGTCAATGCGGACAAGGTCCGTCTAACCGGAAATAAAATGGGGCAAAAAACCTATTACCGCCATTCCGGTTATATCGGAGGAATCAAATCCCAGACGGCCAAGGAAATGCTTGAAAAAAAACCTGAAGACATTTTAAGAAAAGCTGTTCGTGGGATGCTTCCCAAAAACAGACTCGGTCGTAAGCTTGGGAAAAAATTATTTGTTTATGCAGGCGATCAGCATCCCCACGCTGCACAGAAGCCGCAGGTTGTCGAATTCTAA
- a CDS encoding prepilin peptidase — MYPPFNFIAAMSFIFGACIGSFLNVVICRTPEGQSIVSPPSHCPACNHVIPFYFNIPIISFLLLRGKCGFCKTVISIRYPLVELITGFLALGLFLKFGLTPTALFYFIFISVLVAISFIDLDHQIIPDKLSLPGILIFSTSFLFVPEMHFLSVIWGILTGGGILYLVAYSYYIIRKHHGMGGGDIKLLAMIGAAIGIKGVFFTLFTGSVFGTLGGVTAMALANNPEKGQAKIPFGPFLSLGAILYIFWGEPMIRWYMNFIG, encoded by the coding sequence ATGTACCCGCCATTCAATTTCATTGCTGCCATGTCTTTTATTTTTGGTGCCTGCATCGGCAGTTTTCTCAACGTGGTGATCTGCCGGACGCCCGAAGGCCAATCTATCGTGTCCCCCCCGTCACACTGCCCGGCATGCAACCATGTGATCCCCTTTTATTTCAATATCCCAATAATAAGTTTTCTTTTGCTCAGGGGTAAATGCGGATTCTGCAAAACTGTCATTTCTATACGCTACCCTTTGGTAGAACTGATCACCGGATTCTTAGCCCTGGGGCTTTTTTTAAAATTCGGACTAACACCAACGGCTCTTTTTTATTTCATATTCATTTCCGTGCTCGTTGCCATCTCCTTTATTGACCTGGACCACCAAATCATTCCGGACAAATTGTCTCTTCCTGGGATTCTTATTTTTTCCACATCCTTTCTTTTTGTGCCTGAAATGCACTTTCTTTCTGTAATTTGGGGCATCCTTACGGGCGGCGGCATTTTGTACCTCGTAGCCTATTCATACTATATTATTCGCAAGCACCATGGCATGGGAGGCGGAGACATAAAACTTTTAGCCATGATTGGGGCAGCGATTGGCATAAAGGGAGTCTTTTTCACATTGTTTACAGGTTCAGTTTTCGGCACTCTTGGCGGTGTGACCGCCATGGCGCTGGCCAACAATCCAGAAAAAGGACAGGCAAAAATCCCATTTGGGCCGTTTCTTTCTTTAGGGGCTATTCTATACATTTTCTGGGGAGAACCCATGATCCGGTGGTATATGAATTTTATTGGATAA
- a CDS encoding rhodanese-like domain-containing protein, which translates to MYFNQISVKGLGCQSYCIGCPAAQQMMVVDPKRDIQDYLDIAYQEGMRITHIINTHLHADHISGDQELSAATGADIYINDSVEITYAHKSIEQGDIFTLGAAKIEVLHTPGHTPNSISLVVTDTGRSDKPEMILTGDLLFVGDIGRPDLPGSEILDEQIQNLYNSLYKTLAAFPDYLEVYPAHGEGSLCGRGMSAKKSSTLGYERSANPMLQFNSFEAFKKNIMSAFPARPKSFSYIIATNSKGANLLDACTLDKRLTPDQFQELMEEETTLVMDTRDSAAYGGFHIPGSINIGFEKQLANWVGMVIDPGTELLLVVENREAYDRMLTELHRIGYDAVLGYLSGGINEWLMSGRPVDQLAQISPLQLHKRNGPDGPLILDVRTVAEWDSGRIENAVHFPLTDILDQKMPKADKAQEIVLQCGSGYRSNIAAGFLKDQGFSNIKSLAGGVFAWHNANLPLV; encoded by the coding sequence ATGTATTTTAACCAAATTTCAGTGAAAGGCCTTGGGTGCCAGTCCTACTGCATTGGCTGCCCTGCAGCCCAACAAATGATGGTCGTGGATCCCAAAAGAGATATCCAGGACTATTTGGATATTGCATACCAGGAGGGTATGCGCATCACGCATATAATCAATACACACCTTCATGCAGACCATATTTCAGGCGACCAGGAATTAAGCGCAGCTACGGGTGCGGATATTTATATCAATGACAGCGTAGAAATCACTTATGCCCACAAGAGTATTGAACAAGGTGATATTTTTACTCTTGGCGCCGCAAAGATAGAAGTGCTTCACACGCCTGGGCATACACCCAACTCCATCTCTCTGGTCGTCACGGATACAGGACGTTCCGATAAACCCGAAATGATTTTAACCGGAGACCTGTTATTCGTTGGGGACATTGGGCGTCCGGACCTTCCCGGATCCGAGATCCTGGACGAACAGATTCAAAATCTTTACAACAGCCTCTATAAAACCCTTGCGGCTTTTCCCGACTACCTTGAAGTCTACCCTGCCCATGGAGAAGGGTCTTTGTGCGGCAGAGGCATGAGCGCAAAAAAAAGTTCCACACTGGGCTATGAACGAAGTGCCAACCCCATGCTGCAGTTTAATTCCTTCGAGGCGTTTAAAAAAAATATCATGTCAGCTTTCCCTGCCCGGCCCAAAAGCTTTTCATATATCATTGCCACAAACAGCAAAGGCGCAAATCTGCTGGATGCATGCACCCTGGACAAACGTTTGACGCCCGACCAGTTCCAGGAACTCATGGAAGAGGAAACCACGCTGGTCATGGACACCCGGGACAGTGCCGCGTATGGTGGATTCCACATTCCCGGCAGCATCAACATCGGGTTTGAAAAACAATTGGCCAACTGGGTGGGCATGGTAATTGACCCAGGCACGGAGCTGCTATTAGTGGTTGAAAACCGTGAAGCCTACGACCGAATGCTTACCGAACTTCACCGCATTGGCTATGATGCCGTCCTGGGATATCTTTCAGGCGGTATAAATGAATGGCTCATGAGTGGCAGGCCTGTGGATCAGCTTGCCCAAATTTCCCCTTTGCAACTCCACAAAAGGAACGGTCCGGATGGCCCCTTGATTCTGGATGTCCGCACCGTGGCAGAGTGGGATAGCGGCCGCATTGAAAATGCCGTTCATTTTCCTTTGACCGATATTTTAGATCAGAAGATGCCCAAAGCAGACAAAGCCCAGGAGATTGTTCTGCAATGCGGCAGTGGATACCGGTCAAATATCGCAGCCGGATTCCTTAAAGATCAGGGATTTAGCAACATAAAGTCATTGGCCGGCGGCGTATTTGCCTGGCACAACGCAAACCTTCCTTTAGTGTAA
- a CDS encoding HU family DNA-binding protein, with translation MNKGDLINKVSEVLSSKKDAQAAVDCMIETITEALAANDSVTLVGFGTFKTAERKERKGRNPQTGKEINIPARNVPKFVPGKALKDAVK, from the coding sequence ATGAACAAAGGCGATTTAATTAACAAGGTTTCAGAAGTCCTCAGCAGTAAAAAAGACGCTCAGGCAGCGGTTGACTGCATGATTGAGACAATTACTGAGGCGCTGGCTGCCAATGATTCTGTTACCTTGGTTGGTTTTGGCACATTCAAAACCGCCGAAAGAAAAGAGAGAAAAGGCAGAAACCCCCAGACAGGAAAAGAGATCAACATTCCTGCTAGAAATGTACCTAAATTCGTACCCGGAAAAGCACTTAAAGACGCGGTAAAATAA
- a CDS encoding exonuclease domain-containing protein, producing MQTFLFYDIETSGLNPAFDQVLTFACIRTDLSLNEISREDIVVRLREDIVPSPGAFLTHRLDARILEAGISEYDAAVKIHTLLNTPQTISIGYNSLGFDDEFLRFLFYRNLLDPYSHQFADGCSRMDMLPVTLIYYLFCPQALFWPVLENGQPTMKLEYLTRQNKFKTSGRAHEAMSDVESVIGLVRAFSQHSKVWSYVQGFFDKNADFKRINGLHNSKLSKTYGMDIAIMISVSFGAKCNYMAPVIYVGGSVPYKNQSLWIRLDKEEVFEQIDEAFGIYDLMTIRKKPGDQWFILPVLDRFWEKLSPVARTVCIQNLDFIKQNMSRFEKTISFHQNFKYSQVPDIDPDADLYQGGFFSFKDKKEIEAFHKAEEKKRRQIVKGFQSDRVRILAQRVLVRNFNEKPGFAPEFCAHLKCLSGNDPKKSIKGYKEDVKLTCAEALEEIKKLEADMMQSYDSGQKALLKWLKTHIHHQSALFANSF from the coding sequence ATGCAGACATTTTTATTCTATGATATTGAAACATCGGGTTTGAATCCCGCCTTTGATCAGGTTCTGACCTTTGCATGTATTCGAACGGATTTATCTCTAAATGAGATAAGCAGAGAGGATATCGTCGTCCGTCTCAGGGAGGATATTGTTCCTTCTCCCGGGGCATTTCTAACACACAGGCTTGACGCCCGAATCCTTGAAGCCGGAATCAGTGAGTATGATGCCGCTGTAAAAATTCATACGCTTTTAAATACCCCGCAAACCATCAGTATCGGGTATAATTCCCTTGGGTTTGATGACGAATTCTTACGTTTTCTTTTTTATCGTAATCTCTTGGATCCGTATTCACATCAGTTCGCCGACGGGTGTAGTCGGATGGATATGTTGCCGGTTACATTGATCTATTATCTTTTTTGCCCCCAGGCTCTTTTTTGGCCTGTACTTGAAAATGGGCAACCAACCATGAAGCTTGAGTACTTAACCCGGCAAAATAAATTTAAGACTTCGGGCCGAGCCCATGAAGCCATGAGTGATGTTGAGTCTGTTATCGGTCTTGTAAGGGCGTTTTCACAACACAGCAAGGTTTGGTCCTATGTTCAAGGCTTTTTTGACAAGAATGCTGATTTTAAGCGCATAAACGGTCTTCATAATTCTAAATTATCTAAAACGTATGGAATGGATATCGCTATTATGATATCCGTCTCTTTTGGTGCAAAATGTAACTATATGGCTCCGGTGATTTATGTGGGGGGTTCTGTTCCCTATAAAAATCAAAGCTTGTGGATTCGTTTAGATAAGGAGGAGGTGTTTGAGCAGATTGATGAAGCCTTTGGGATATATGATCTGATGACAATACGGAAAAAGCCGGGAGATCAGTGGTTTATTTTGCCTGTTTTGGATCGTTTCTGGGAGAAGCTTTCTCCTGTAGCGCGCACAGTGTGTATACAAAATCTCGATTTTATCAAGCAAAACATGTCCCGTTTTGAAAAAACGATCAGTTTTCATCAAAATTTCAAATATTCCCAAGTGCCTGATATCGATCCAGATGCGGATTTGTATCAGGGGGGATTCTTTTCATTTAAAGATAAAAAAGAGATCGAAGCATTTCATAAAGCAGAGGAAAAAAAGAGAAGACAAATTGTCAAGGGTTTTCAAAGTGACAGGGTACGCATATTGGCCCAAAGAGTACTTGTGCGAAATTTTAATGAAAAGCCTGGATTTGCCCCTGAATTCTGTGCACATTTAAAATGCCTTTCTGGAAACGATCCAAAGAAGTCTATCAAGGGGTATAAAGAGGATGTCAAACTGACATGTGCCGAGGCGCTTGAAGAAATTAAAAAGCTTGAAGCCGACATGATGCAGTCCTATGATTCGGGCCAAAAAGCTCTTTTAAAGTGGCTGAAAACCCATATTCACCATCAATCAGCTTTGTTTGCTAATTCGTTTTAG
- the rpsI gene encoding 30S ribosomal protein S9 → MESTNQFYATGKRKNSVAKVWLMPGTGKIVINNRELDEYFDVPTNRDALRSPLVLTDKSDAFDLKITVMGGGYTGQAGAIRQGVSKALVLSDPDLRGVLKSAGFLTRDARQKERKKYGKKGARASFQFSKR, encoded by the coding sequence ATGGAAAGTACAAACCAATTTTACGCAACGGGTAAGCGGAAAAATTCTGTGGCCAAAGTGTGGCTTATGCCTGGTACAGGAAAAATTGTCATTAATAACAGAGAACTGGATGAGTATTTTGATGTCCCCACAAACAGGGATGCGTTGAGGTCTCCTCTTGTTCTTACGGATAAAAGCGATGCCTTTGATTTGAAAATTACTGTGATGGGTGGTGGGTATACCGGCCAGGCTGGTGCCATTCGTCAAGGTGTTTCCAAGGCGCTCGTATTATCAGATCCTGATCTGCGTGGTGTTTTGAAATCCGCAGGTTTTCTTACCCGGGACGCCAGACAAAAAGAACGTAAAAAATACGGGAAAAAGGGAGCAAGGGCCAGTTTTCAGTTCTCCAAGAGATAA